A genomic stretch from Burkholderia pyrrocinia includes:
- a CDS encoding DUF4118 domain-containing protein — MNRPDPDQLLDKLQRDEEKQRRGQLKIFFGASAGVGKTYAMLQAARQRLQDGVDVVVGIVETHGRGETAALLDGLDVLPLARIDYRGRTLAEFDLDGALARQPQLILVDELAHSNVQGARHLKRWQDVYELLDAGIDVYTTVNVQHLESLNDVVGAITGIRVWETVPDRVFDAADEVTLVDLPAEELLERMRDGKVYLAQQAERAVRNFFRKGNLIALRELALRRTADRVDAQMREYRADRSIQRIWQARERLLVCVGPGAEAPTLVRAAARLAASLKADWIAVYVETPRLQRLPDAQRQRTLDALKLAAELGAETATLAGGDAVAALIGYAKVRNVSKIVAGGSPKVGLMRRFARPFGEQLAERAGDVDLMLIRASASDEARAAPLDPRARDWRDAFAKFGTHRSPPRHYVYAAAICAAITVVANVVSERLDLTNLVMLYLLGVVFSAVRLGRGPGVLQSFLSVAAFDFFFVPPRMSFSVSDTQYLLTFFGMLLTSLVISHLTSTLTRQASIAQRRERRTGAIYAMARELGAALTTEQIVEIGSRHVGEVFRARVAFLLPDSADKVRQKIEEPDAAVTLTGADLDSDVGQWVYDQQKPAGRGTDTLPATAALYLPLKAPMRTRGVLAVVSREPRELEVPEQQRMLDAFAAQIALALERVHYVEIARDALVNMESERLRNSLLSAISHDLRTPLTTIVGFSSMLANGRAAAQGGDAAAAERFAQREGELVDAIHDEALRMTGIVTNLLDMARLQAGSLQLKRQWSLLEETVGAALAACKRVLARHPARVSLPADLPLLQMDAVLMERLFTNLFENAAKYTPPDTPLEIGAERVTDDGLPFVRVHVDDYGPGLPAGMETRIFDKFTRGEKESATPGIGLGLAICRAIVEAHGGRIGALNRTAPDGRVTGARFWFTLPVETPPAAPAVPDDESDVPSASSPSEPLPDHE; from the coding sequence ATGAACCGTCCCGATCCAGACCAACTCCTCGACAAGCTGCAGCGAGACGAAGAAAAGCAGCGGCGCGGCCAGCTCAAGATCTTCTTCGGCGCATCGGCCGGCGTCGGCAAGACCTACGCGATGCTGCAGGCCGCGCGCCAGCGCCTGCAGGACGGCGTCGACGTCGTCGTCGGCATCGTCGAAACCCACGGCCGCGGCGAAACCGCCGCGCTGCTCGACGGCCTCGACGTGCTGCCGCTCGCGCGCATCGACTATCGCGGCCGCACGCTCGCCGAATTCGATCTCGATGGCGCGCTCGCGCGCCAGCCGCAACTGATCCTCGTCGACGAACTCGCGCATTCGAACGTGCAGGGCGCACGGCACCTGAAGCGCTGGCAGGACGTCTACGAACTGCTCGACGCGGGCATCGACGTGTATACGACCGTCAATGTCCAGCACCTCGAAAGCCTGAACGACGTGGTCGGTGCGATCACCGGCATCCGCGTGTGGGAGACCGTGCCCGATCGCGTGTTCGACGCGGCCGACGAAGTCACGCTCGTCGACCTGCCGGCCGAGGAACTGCTCGAGCGGATGCGCGACGGCAAGGTCTATCTCGCGCAGCAGGCCGAGCGCGCGGTGCGCAACTTCTTCCGCAAGGGCAACCTGATCGCGCTGCGCGAGCTGGCGCTGCGGCGCACGGCCGATCGCGTCGATGCGCAGATGCGCGAATACCGCGCCGACCGTTCGATCCAGCGCATCTGGCAGGCGCGCGAGCGGCTGCTCGTGTGCGTCGGTCCGGGCGCCGAAGCGCCGACGCTCGTGCGCGCGGCCGCGAGGCTCGCCGCGAGCCTGAAGGCCGACTGGATCGCCGTGTATGTCGAGACGCCGCGCCTGCAGCGGCTGCCCGACGCGCAGCGGCAGCGCACGCTCGATGCGCTGAAGCTCGCGGCCGAACTCGGCGCGGAAACGGCCACGCTCGCCGGCGGCGACGCGGTCGCCGCGCTGATCGGCTATGCGAAGGTGCGCAACGTGTCGAAGATCGTCGCGGGCGGCTCGCCGAAGGTCGGGCTCATGCGCCGCTTCGCGCGGCCGTTCGGCGAGCAGCTTGCCGAACGCGCGGGCGACGTCGACCTGATGCTGATCCGTGCGTCCGCGAGCGACGAGGCGCGCGCGGCGCCGCTCGACCCGCGTGCGCGCGACTGGCGCGATGCGTTCGCGAAGTTCGGCACGCATCGTTCGCCGCCGCGGCACTACGTGTACGCGGCCGCGATCTGCGCGGCGATCACCGTCGTCGCAAACGTCGTGTCCGAGCGGCTCGACCTCACGAACCTCGTGATGCTGTACCTGCTCGGCGTCGTGTTTTCGGCCGTGCGGCTCGGGCGCGGCCCGGGCGTGCTGCAGTCGTTCCTGTCGGTGGCCGCATTCGATTTCTTCTTCGTGCCGCCGCGCATGTCGTTCTCGGTCAGCGACACGCAATACCTGCTGACCTTCTTCGGAATGCTGCTGACGTCGCTCGTGATCAGTCACCTGACGTCGACGCTGACGCGCCAGGCGAGCATCGCGCAGCGCCGCGAGCGCCGCACCGGCGCGATCTATGCGATGGCGCGCGAGCTGGGCGCGGCGCTGACGACCGAGCAGATCGTCGAGATCGGCAGCCGCCACGTGGGCGAGGTGTTTCGCGCGCGTGTCGCGTTCCTGCTGCCCGACAGCGCGGACAAGGTGCGCCAGAAGATCGAGGAGCCCGACGCGGCCGTCACGCTGACGGGCGCCGATCTCGACAGCGACGTCGGCCAGTGGGTGTACGACCAGCAGAAGCCGGCCGGCCGCGGCACCGACACGCTGCCCGCAACGGCCGCGCTGTACCTGCCGCTGAAGGCGCCGATGCGCACGCGCGGCGTGCTCGCGGTCGTGTCGCGCGAGCCGCGCGAGCTCGAGGTGCCCGAGCAGCAGCGGATGCTCGACGCATTCGCCGCGCAGATCGCGCTTGCGCTGGAGCGCGTGCACTACGTCGAGATCGCGCGCGACGCGCTCGTGAACATGGAATCCGAGCGGCTGCGCAACTCGCTGCTGTCGGCGATCTCGCACGACCTGCGCACGCCGCTCACGACGATCGTCGGCTTCTCGTCGATGCTCGCGAACGGGCGCGCGGCCGCGCAGGGCGGCGACGCCGCGGCGGCCGAACGCTTCGCGCAGCGCGAGGGCGAACTCGTCGACGCGATCCACGACGAGGCGCTGCGGATGACGGGCATCGTCACGAACCTGCTCGACATGGCGCGGCTGCAGGCCGGCAGCCTGCAGCTCAAGCGCCAGTGGTCGCTGCTCGAGGAAACCGTCGGCGCCGCGCTCGCCGCGTGCAAGCGCGTGCTCGCGCGCCATCCCGCGCGCGTGTCGCTGCCGGCCGACCTGCCGCTGCTGCAGATGGACGCGGTGCTGATGGAACGCCTGTTCACCAACCTGTTCGAGAACGCGGCGAAGTACACGCCGCCCGACACGCCGCTCGAGATCGGCGCGGAGCGCGTGACCGACGACGGGCTGCCGTTCGTGCGCGTGCACGTCGACGATTACGGCCCGGGCCTGCCGGCCGGCATGGAAACGCGGATCTT
- the kdpC gene encoding potassium-transporting ATPase subunit KdpC, with the protein MKTLIRPLVVLFVVLAAVTGLAYPAVMTVFGQAVFPSQANGSLIEKDGKAVGSALIGQPFDAPKYFWGRLSATAPMPYNATGSGGSNLGPLNPSLADQVKGRIAALRDAGTDMSKPVPVDLVTASASGLDPEITPAAAAYQVERVAKARNLAPDAVAQLVAANTTARQFGVLGEPRVNVLKLNLALDAAQAAH; encoded by the coding sequence ATGAAAACGTTGATTCGTCCGCTCGTCGTGCTCTTTGTCGTGCTTGCCGCGGTGACGGGGCTCGCGTATCCGGCCGTGATGACCGTGTTCGGCCAGGCCGTGTTCCCGTCGCAGGCGAACGGCAGCCTGATCGAGAAGGACGGCAAGGCGGTCGGCTCCGCGCTGATCGGCCAGCCGTTCGATGCGCCGAAGTACTTCTGGGGCCGGCTGTCGGCCACGGCGCCGATGCCGTACAACGCGACCGGTTCCGGCGGCTCGAACCTCGGCCCGCTGAACCCGTCGCTCGCCGACCAGGTGAAGGGGCGCATCGCCGCGCTGCGCGATGCCGGCACCGACATGTCGAAGCCCGTGCCGGTCGACCTCGTGACGGCGTCGGCGAGCGGCCTCGATCCGGAGATCACGCCGGCCGCCGCCGCATACCAGGTCGAGCGGGTCGCGAAGGCGCGCAACCTGGCGCCCGACGCGGTCGCGCAACTCGTCGCCGCGAACACGACGGCCCGCCAGTTCGGCGTGCTCGGCGAGCCGCGCGTGAACGTGCTGAAGCTGAACCTCGCGCTCGACGCGGCGCAGGCCGCGCACTGA
- the kdpB gene encoding potassium-transporting ATPase subunit KdpB: MTQHSATRSMFDPALLRPAIVDSFKKLTPRTQFRNPVMFCVYVGSILTTILWIAALAGQAEAPAGFILAIALWLWFTVLFANFAEALAEGRSKAQAASLRSAKKDVMAKKLNEPHPKSPIRVTTASDLRKGDIVLVETGDVIPADGEVVDGVASVDESAITGESAPVIRESGGDFSSVTGGTRVLSDWIVVRVTANPGEAFLDRMIAMVEGAKRKKTPNEIALTILLVALTIVMLLATATLLPFSTFAVDAMKAGHVVTITALVALLVCLIPTTIGGLLSAIGVAGMSRMMQANVIATSGRAVEAAGDVDVLLLDKTGTITLGNRQASMFVPAPGVTEEALADAAQLSSLADETPEGRSIVVLAKERFNIRQRDMGQLHATFLGFSAQTRMSGVDLPGREIRKGAADAIRRYVETHGSRFPEEVRRAVDDVARRGSTPLVVADLHEGAARVLGVIELKDIVKGGIKERFAELRKMGIKTVMVTGDNRLTAAAIAAEAGVDDFLAEATPETKLATIREHQAAGRLVAMTGDGTNDAPALAQADVAVAMNTGTQAAKEAGNMVDLDSNPTKLIEIVEIGKQMLMTRGSLTTFSIANDIAKYFAIIPAAFVTTYPQLRVLDIMHLTSPASAILSAVIFNALIIVALIPLALKGVTYRPLGAASLLRRNLLVYGLGGLLLPFPFIKLIDMTLAALGWA; encoded by the coding sequence ATGACTCAACATTCCGCAACACGATCCATGTTCGATCCGGCGCTGCTGCGCCCGGCGATCGTGGATTCGTTCAAGAAACTCACGCCGCGCACGCAGTTCCGCAACCCGGTGATGTTCTGCGTGTACGTCGGCAGCATCCTGACCACAATCCTGTGGATCGCGGCGCTTGCCGGCCAGGCCGAGGCGCCCGCGGGCTTCATCCTCGCGATCGCGCTGTGGCTGTGGTTCACGGTGCTGTTCGCGAACTTCGCCGAAGCGCTCGCCGAAGGGCGCTCGAAGGCGCAGGCCGCATCGCTGCGCAGCGCGAAGAAGGACGTGATGGCGAAGAAGCTCAACGAGCCGCATCCGAAGTCGCCGATCCGCGTCACGACCGCATCCGACCTGCGCAAGGGTGACATCGTGCTCGTCGAGACCGGCGACGTGATCCCGGCCGACGGCGAGGTCGTCGACGGCGTTGCGTCGGTCGACGAATCGGCGATCACCGGCGAATCCGCGCCGGTGATCCGCGAATCGGGCGGCGACTTCTCGTCGGTGACGGGCGGCACGCGCGTGCTGTCCGACTGGATCGTCGTCAGGGTCACCGCGAACCCCGGCGAGGCGTTCCTCGACCGGATGATCGCGATGGTCGAAGGCGCGAAGCGCAAGAAGACGCCGAACGAGATCGCGCTGACGATCCTGCTCGTCGCGCTGACGATCGTGATGCTGCTCGCGACCGCGACGCTGCTGCCGTTCTCGACGTTCGCGGTCGACGCGATGAAGGCCGGCCACGTGGTGACGATCACCGCGCTCGTCGCGCTGCTCGTGTGCCTGATCCCGACGACGATCGGCGGCCTGCTGTCCGCGATCGGCGTGGCGGGGATGAGCCGGATGATGCAGGCGAACGTGATCGCGACGTCGGGCCGCGCGGTGGAAGCGGCCGGCGACGTCGACGTGCTGCTGCTCGACAAGACCGGCACGATCACGCTCGGCAACCGCCAGGCGTCGATGTTCGTGCCCGCGCCGGGCGTGACCGAGGAAGCGCTGGCCGACGCCGCGCAACTGTCGTCGCTCGCCGACGAAACGCCGGAAGGCCGCAGCATCGTCGTGCTCGCGAAGGAGCGCTTCAACATTCGCCAGCGCGACATGGGGCAATTGCACGCGACGTTCCTCGGCTTCTCCGCGCAGACCCGGATGAGCGGCGTCGACCTGCCCGGCCGCGAGATCCGCAAGGGCGCGGCCGACGCGATCCGCCGCTACGTCGAGACGCACGGCAGCCGCTTCCCGGAAGAAGTGCGCCGCGCGGTCGACGACGTCGCGCGCCGCGGCAGCACGCCGCTCGTCGTGGCCGACCTGCATGAAGGGGCGGCGCGCGTGCTCGGCGTGATCGAGCTGAAGGACATCGTGAAGGGCGGCATCAAGGAGCGCTTCGCGGAACTGCGCAAGATGGGCATCAAGACCGTGATGGTGACGGGCGACAACCGGCTGACGGCCGCGGCGATCGCGGCGGAAGCGGGCGTCGACGATTTCCTCGCGGAAGCGACGCCGGAAACCAAGCTCGCGACGATCCGCGAGCACCAGGCGGCGGGGCGCCTCGTCGCGATGACGGGCGACGGCACCAACGACGCGCCGGCGCTCGCGCAGGCCGACGTGGCGGTCGCGATGAACACGGGCACGCAGGCCGCGAAGGAAGCGGGCAACATGGTCGACCTCGATTCGAACCCGACGAAGCTGATCGAGATCGTCGAGATCGGCAAGCAGATGCTGATGACGCGCGGTTCGCTGACGACGTTCTCGATCGCGAACGACATCGCGAAGTACTTCGCGATCATCCCGGCCGCGTTCGTGACGACGTACCCGCAGTTGCGCGTGCTCGACATCATGCACCTGACGTCGCCGGCGTCCGCGATCCTGTCGGCGGTGATCTTCAACGCGCTGATCATCGTCGCGCTGATCCCGCTCGCGCTGAAGGGCGTCACGTACCGGCCGCTCGGCGCCGCGTCGCTGCTGCGCCGCAACCTGCTCGTGTACGGCCTCGGCGGCTTGCTGCTGCCGTTCCCGTTCATCAAGCTGATCGACATGACGCTCGCCGCACTCGGCTGGGCCTGA
- the kdpA gene encoding potassium-transporting ATPase subunit KdpA, with amino-acid sequence MNANNLLQMLLFIVVLLAAAVPVARYLTAVMDGSSRVVRVFGPLERALYRIAGVDAGSEMSWKQYAIATIAFNALGALFLYGLLRLQGFLPGNPQQFGAMTVDGAFNTAVSFVTNTNWQDYTPEQTVSYLTQMLGLTVQNFLSAATGIVVVIALVRGFARHTAQTIGNFWVDLTRVTMYVLVPMSMIVAALLMSQGVIQNMKAYQDVPVLQASTYAAPKLDAQGNPVKDDKGAPVTVPTPLTKQTLAMGPVASQEAIKMLGTNGGGFFNANSAHPYENPTPFANFIQIFAILIIPAALCLVFGRVIGDRRQGIAVLAAMTVAFAVAVGVEVSAEQGGNPTLAALHVDQSANALQSGGNMEGKETRFGIAQTGIFTVATTAASCGAVDTMHDSLTPLGGLVPMLLMQLGEVVYGGVGSGLYGMLVFALLAVFVAGLMIGRTPEYVGKKIESYEMKMVSIVVLLTPLLVLVGTSIAVLADAGKAGIANPGPHGFSEILYAFSSAANNNGSAFAGLTVGTPFYNWMTAIAMWFGRFGTIVPVLAIAGSLAAKKRIAVTSGTLPTHGPLFVVLLLGTVLLVGALTYVPALALGPGVEHLMMWLGA; translated from the coding sequence ATGAACGCGAACAACCTGTTGCAGATGCTGCTGTTCATCGTCGTGCTGCTGGCGGCGGCCGTACCGGTCGCGCGCTACCTGACGGCGGTGATGGACGGCAGCTCGCGCGTCGTGCGCGTGTTCGGGCCGCTCGAACGCGCGCTGTACCGCATCGCCGGCGTCGACGCCGGCAGCGAGATGAGCTGGAAGCAGTACGCGATCGCGACGATCGCGTTCAACGCGCTCGGCGCATTGTTCCTTTACGGCCTGCTGCGCCTGCAGGGTTTCCTGCCCGGCAACCCGCAGCAGTTCGGCGCGATGACGGTCGACGGCGCGTTCAACACGGCCGTCAGCTTCGTCACCAACACGAACTGGCAGGACTACACGCCGGAGCAGACCGTCAGCTACCTGACGCAGATGCTCGGCCTGACCGTGCAGAACTTCCTGTCGGCGGCGACCGGCATCGTCGTCGTGATCGCGCTGGTCCGCGGCTTCGCGCGCCACACCGCGCAGACCATCGGCAACTTCTGGGTCGACCTCACGCGCGTGACGATGTACGTGCTCGTGCCGATGTCGATGATCGTCGCCGCGCTGCTGATGAGCCAGGGCGTGATCCAGAACATGAAGGCGTACCAGGACGTGCCGGTGCTGCAGGCGAGCACCTATGCGGCGCCGAAGCTTGATGCGCAGGGCAACCCGGTGAAGGACGACAAGGGCGCTCCGGTGACGGTGCCGACCCCGCTCACGAAGCAGACGCTCGCGATGGGCCCGGTCGCGTCGCAGGAAGCGATCAAGATGCTCGGCACCAACGGCGGCGGCTTCTTCAACGCGAACTCCGCGCATCCGTACGAGAATCCGACGCCGTTCGCGAACTTCATCCAGATCTTCGCGATCCTGATCATCCCGGCCGCGCTGTGCCTCGTGTTCGGCCGCGTGATCGGCGATCGCCGGCAGGGTATCGCCGTGCTCGCGGCGATGACGGTCGCGTTCGCGGTCGCGGTCGGCGTCGAGGTGAGCGCCGAGCAGGGCGGCAACCCGACGCTCGCCGCGCTGCACGTCGACCAGTCGGCGAACGCGCTGCAGTCGGGCGGCAACATGGAAGGGAAGGAAACCCGCTTCGGGATCGCGCAGACCGGCATCTTCACGGTCGCGACGACGGCCGCGTCGTGCGGCGCGGTCGACACGATGCACGATTCGCTGACGCCGCTCGGCGGCCTCGTGCCGATGCTGCTGATGCAGCTCGGCGAGGTGGTCTATGGCGGGGTCGGCTCGGGCCTCTACGGGATGCTCGTGTTCGCGCTGCTCGCGGTGTTCGTCGCCGGCCTGATGATCGGCCGCACGCCGGAGTACGTCGGCAAGAAGATCGAGTCGTACGAGATGAAGATGGTGTCGATCGTCGTGCTGCTCACGCCGCTGCTGGTGCTGGTCGGCACGTCGATCGCCGTGCTCGCCGATGCGGGCAAGGCCGGCATCGCGAACCCGGGCCCGCACGGCTTCTCGGAAATCCTGTACGCGTTCAGTTCGGCCGCGAACAACAACGGCAGCGCGTTCGCGGGCCTGACGGTCGGCACGCCGTTCTACAACTGGATGACCGCGATCGCGATGTGGTTCGGCCGCTTCGGCACGATCGTGCCGGTGCTGGCGATCGCCGGCTCGCTCGCCGCGAAGAAGCGCATCGCGGTGACGAGCGGCACGCTGCCGACGCACGGTCCGCTGTTCGTCGTGCTGCTGCTCGGCACCGTGCTGCTGGTGGGCGCGCTGACCTACGTGCCGGCGCTAGCGCTCGGCCCTGGCGTCGAGCACCTGATGATGTGGCTGGGCGCGTGA
- the kdpF gene encoding K(+)-transporting ATPase subunit F → MTWMLWLAGASTALLFAYLVFALLRAEDIE, encoded by the coding sequence ATGACCTGGATGCTTTGGCTGGCGGGCGCATCGACAGCCCTGCTGTTCGCGTATCTCGTCTTTGCGCTGCTGCGCGCGGAGGACATCGAATGA
- a CDS encoding quinone oxidoreductase family protein: MPKAIRYDQPGGPDVMKWVDVEVGAPKAGEVRIRQHAVGLNYIDVYFRTGLYPQPLPGGLGMEAAGEVTAVGDGVTALKVGDRVAYVGQPPGAYAQERVMPAERLVKLPDGISYDDAASVMLQGLTAHYLLRRTYPVKAGDTILIHAAAGGVGLLVCQWAKALGATVIGTVGSDEKAELAKAHGCDYPVVYTRENFTQRVKEITNGAGVPVVYDSIGKDTYIGSLDSLAPLGLFVSFGNASGPLPPIDSKEFSSRGSLFFTRPTLFSYIAKRADLEAAAAELFDVILSGKVKTSINQRYPLAEVGRAHEDLEARKTTGSTILVP; encoded by the coding sequence ATGCCGAAAGCAATCCGATACGACCAGCCGGGCGGCCCGGACGTGATGAAGTGGGTCGATGTCGAGGTCGGCGCGCCGAAGGCGGGCGAAGTCCGCATCCGGCAGCACGCGGTCGGGCTCAACTACATCGACGTGTATTTCCGCACGGGCCTCTATCCGCAGCCGCTGCCCGGCGGCCTCGGGATGGAGGCGGCGGGCGAGGTGACGGCCGTCGGCGACGGCGTGACCGCGCTCAAGGTCGGCGACCGCGTCGCCTATGTCGGGCAGCCGCCGGGCGCGTATGCGCAGGAGCGCGTGATGCCGGCCGAGCGGCTCGTGAAGCTGCCGGACGGCATCAGCTACGACGACGCGGCGTCGGTGATGCTGCAAGGCCTGACCGCGCACTACCTGCTGCGCCGCACGTATCCGGTAAAGGCCGGCGACACGATCCTGATTCACGCGGCGGCCGGCGGCGTCGGCCTGCTCGTGTGCCAGTGGGCGAAGGCGCTCGGTGCGACCGTGATCGGCACGGTCGGCTCCGACGAGAAAGCCGAGCTGGCGAAGGCGCACGGCTGCGACTATCCGGTCGTCTATACGCGCGAGAACTTCACGCAGCGCGTGAAGGAGATCACGAACGGCGCGGGCGTGCCGGTCGTCTACGATTCGATCGGCAAGGACACCTACATCGGCTCGCTCGACAGCCTCGCGCCGCTCGGCCTGTTCGTCAGCTTCGGCAACGCGTCGGGCCCGCTGCCGCCGATCGACTCGAAGGAGTTCTCGTCGCGCGGCTCGCTGTTCTTCACGCGGCCGACGCTGTTCTCGTACATCGCGAAGCGCGCCGATCTCGAAGCCGCGGCCGCCGAGCTGTTCGACGTGATCCTGTCGGGCAAGGTGAAGACGAGCATCAACCAGCGCTATCCGCTCGCGGAAGTCGGCCGCGCGCATGAAGATCTCGAGGCGCGCAAGACCACCGGCTCGACGATCCTCGTTCCCTGA
- a CDS encoding methylglyoxal synthase, with protein sequence MSKPRIALIAHDAKKDEIVALAGQFRETLAQCRLVATGTTGGRIAAAHGLEVERKLSGPLGGDLQIGAELADGRIDIVVFLRDPMTAQPHDPDITALVRACDVHDVPVATNVATARMLLDDLARSMQDVC encoded by the coding sequence ATGAGCAAACCCCGCATCGCACTGATTGCGCACGACGCGAAGAAGGACGAGATCGTCGCGCTCGCGGGTCAATTTCGCGAGACGCTCGCGCAATGCCGGCTGGTCGCGACCGGCACGACGGGCGGCCGCATCGCGGCCGCGCACGGGCTGGAGGTCGAGCGCAAGCTGTCGGGGCCGCTCGGCGGCGACCTGCAGATCGGCGCCGAGCTGGCCGACGGCCGCATCGACATCGTCGTGTTCCTGCGCGACCCGATGACCGCGCAGCCGCACGACCCCGACATCACCGCGCTCGTGCGCGCATGCGACGTGCACGACGTGCCGGTCGCGACCAACGTCGCGACGGCGCGGATGCTGCTCGACGATCTGGCGCGGAGCATGCAGGACGTTTGCTAG